A window of Phragmites australis chromosome 2, lpPhrAust1.1, whole genome shotgun sequence genomic DNA:
atagttgaTAAATACATGTGCATCTCTTGCAACTATATTCATGCCTTTAATATTCTTAGTCACAGAATCATGTATGGTGTCGATCTCAAAGAAAGCTAAATGGTAGGGTTCTATCATTAGAGCCCTGGAATAACGGTGTTGACCAGTATCCCTTTGAtacaaattttgcaaaaaatctagataaaaaatataatgaaTAGGAACAAAATATGAACGTCAGTCCGAAGGAAGTTTTTACCTTGAGTTATCTGAATGCTTACCTTGAAACACCAACTAAGCTGGAAAGGGCACAACTTATCTTCAGGGTTGTTCGTATTATCTTCCTAGCTGTATATATGTCATGCAGAATATTGTAACTTACTAAAAGAACAATAAATCGcacttcaaatttgaaaatagcaATTCTGGGAGCTCAATTTGGGAAGCAGAGCAGGGCGAGCGGTCACCTCTTGGCATCCTGGCCGGGGACTCCGTCTCCATCCTGATGCTGGAGTTCATCCGTTCCTGGAGTTGGTCCTCAGCCTTGCCTGTGGCCACGCCCATAGCAGCAAGCAACATGAGCAAGGCAGGTCCCAAACACACGACATGGGTCAAGAAAGCAGAGTCGTCACTGGGCACATACCGAAGGGGGTGGCGCAGTATCTAGCCTTGACAATGCTGAGGACACAGAGGGAGAGTAGCATGGCGTCGATGATGACGCCGTCGCTCACCCGCGGCGGCTCCGCAGCGACGACTTCATCTTACCCTCTCTCTTCCGGCATCTCCTCTTGCTGCCAGCGCCTGCCTCCCCCTCCTCGGCCCAGATCTGGCGTGACTGCCTACTCTCCTTGCCCAAAGCAGCCCCCTttcatttctcttctcttcggaaggaaaggagagaggagagggagcgagCTGGCTGGCTGGGAATGGGAAGGAAGACTGGAGATGCTATGCTTCGCTCGAGTGTTCATCGTGTCTGGGCTGTAACACCCTCCATGCGCTGACCAATCCaaatcgagagagagagagagagggcgacgACGGCCGGCATTTGAGAGCTCGCCGGTGGCAACCTGGGCCGCGGCTTGGCCAGCGGTGGGCAACAGGAGTTTCAGCGCACGATGGGGAATTGGTCAGGCGACGAACCTGTCCACCGCGCTCGCTGGGTGCTACAGCTGTACCAGCTCGGTGACCTCCTCAGCAGTCGCGGCCGTCAGCGACGACGCGCACGGTCTCTCTGGTGGTGCGACGCGCGGCTTCCCCTCAAACCGCACATGCAGTTGGCGTAGCAACTCATCGGCAGGGTCCGGGTCGGTGGCGCTAAAGGCTGCGGTGGCGGCGAAGGAGCCAGATCTCGCGGCGGCGAGTGGAGCCGACGTAGTCGGACGTGATGGCTGGGACGACAAGTGGAGCCGACGGCGCCAAACGTGATGGCTGGGTCACTGGAGCGGAGGGGGCGAGGGTGACAGCATGGTCGCCGTAGCGGATTCCTTCCGCGTTAATAGTCCGCCAAAGCGGACGGACTGCTGAGCAGGCGCGTGGTGGCACCGACCTCGACCTTGAGCACGTTGAGGGCCTCAACGACCATGTCCACGTCGGCCTTGGAAGCGCCACTGCCGGCCTTGAGCGCCCGCACGGCCTCGGCCTGCCGTTGGTTCCTAGGCAGAGTGGACTCCGCTGGTTCCTGGGCGGTTGCAGTGGTTTTGGACGACGGTGTTGGGTCCTCACCAGTGGGCACCGCCCAGCACTGGACGCCGCGTTGTGGAGTGCTGGTCCGCCGCGTCCTCTCGCTCCTCCCGTGCTCAGATCTGTTCAACAGTGCCCTTATCGACTGCCGGCACCGCTCCGGCGAGCTCGAGAAGGGAGGTCACAGTCCGGCACTTCTTGGTGACCTCGGCGACCTCGGATGAGGGGCGACGGGGCTGGGCAGGGGCGGTGGGCCGCCAGGGTGGGGCGCGAGGAGACGGCGATGCGCGGGGGCGAGAGGAGGTGGGATGAGGAGCGGAGGCTGGGGCTGGCGCGGGAAGAGGGGaggcagccggcgaggcgcgaTAGGGGCAGCGGCTCGGAGGAGGGGCGACGGGGCAGTGCGGTGGCGGTGGGCCGGCAGGAGAGGAGCGGCGCTCGATTTCTTCCGTGGAGACCGGTCGGAGACCGGATAAGAACGCGGGGCTGGGGCTCGATTTCTTCCGTGGAGATCGATGACCGCCGTCGTTTCGCGGGGCACGCGGCGCGTCGTGAGACGCGCACGCTGGACGCGTGGAGGGAGCCACGGGCTCGTTTCCTTCGGCCGCGTCCGTTCGATCGCGGCTGCGGGGACACGTGTCGCGGGGAGGCGCCTGAGGCCTCGGATGGTCTCCGTTTCCTTCGGCGATATGAAGTAgtatatttgtataaattttaCGAACGGAAGCTCGGCTTAGAATGGATCAGACTTGAGTTGCAAATAGCATATTggggagttttttatttttatattttttattaaaaatttaaataaataaatttctctgagcaatatttacaaaaatagccGTATACCGTcctctgagagagcggttaAGCCCCTTCTCGCCCTCTTAGGCAGCGGTTAGGAGGCTAGCCCCGcaccccctctcctcctccctcctctataTAAGCTAATAAATTGAGGAAAAATTCTTATTTTAttccgaaaaaagaaaaaaagagagaagaggagaggagaggagagggagacagCGCGGCGAAGCCCTACTATTTTCGATCGATGGATTTTGAAGGGTATTTTCCGGTAatttcttttatgctcatgttTTTGTTAGTAagtaaagtaccactagatctagagTTTTgcggtatgacctagggtttaagGTTTCAAAAATGTTGtattttatagtatattatcaatattaattacgacatgATAGGATAGCCATTAAATGCATAGTAGTATTtgtagtatggtagttttgaatatctagattgtacagaataatgatgttagtaataattgtaggttagtttaCTTAGGGGCGATATTGAAGAATCTATTGTTAGGCgataatcggtgtcggtaattttttttagttttgataattagaaatatagtttaccggtcttaacattggatatatttttggatgttttcaGGGATGACATATAAATTATAtgttcagatatattatggtgaaggtcaaattagttatgatcCTAACGATGTAGATATCTCTAGGTTTCGGCATATTgtcaagggtcttagtaaagccaatgagaggaccattatGGATGTGTGCAAATAGCTGATAtgtcattttcaactggatccgcagcaatataatcttaagctgagagctgtccTAAGCCGTGCTAATTAGGGCTACTTTAGCGAGCTCGTTCCGAtcaatgcgacatctacttggaggtagtatgtagatatatcatatgACCGTGGGCTCCCTCTGGTTTTGTTAAGTGAGGTGTACCaaaaggatccaacagagataaactctaTGGAAGCAGTAGTGGGAACAAGTCAGGCAGTAGCagatgaatcagacccggtAAATGTCGGGGCCAGGCAAGATGTTAGGGATATgcctgagatgcaaccgaggggtgtagccgatgagggggagcacatccctagtataattgaagagatggagttgggggatcaagagctggaggaagccgttaccgatgaggattcatccgacaaggagggaaatgctcatgttcctgcagagtggagaaattaggaatttttgaagctggtggttagtgaTGCTGATCGGAcactgtcggtgatatgggaaccgggggttcccgagtcccgaggccaggacagcacagtgccacgtggcgccatccctcggggaccatctccccgagggcccgagaaaagccagacccgggagggggtgcttgggaccaagaacagttggcccccgagtacccggagttctccgaggacccgagaagagccaatccgggagggggtgctcggggccaagaacagttggcccccgagtacccggagttccctgAGGGCCCGAGAAGAGACagatccgggagagggtgctcggggccaagaacagttggtccccgagtatctagagttccctgaggatctgAGAAGAGCCAGATCCGAGAGGGAGTGCTCGGAGCCAAGGACagttgatccccgagtacccagagttccccgaggacctaagaagccccttgccggtggaccccgcaagggctccacggtgaggtatcaatcggtgggaagcccgatgctgcatttaaaggggagcgtggccggtcacatccaaccactccccctcACGCCTGTCGTattgagtacgtcagtccctgccaccgcctggcaggaaggcgtggggacatttaatgcgacgggtcccatcgcacgtcacactgcggggcccataaaggaagacaGATTGAAGAcgtcgatgggctcgaggcgtatcgcctgtcgccctgccgtgtcagaccgtgtcagatctgctctgaccggacgggcatgctgggatattcagcggctggccggtgggccccctgcacctgctaaagttggggcgtaataACCGACGGGACCGaccgaagggcgcattttcaacccctgtaacatcaaactgtagacccatgatggttgtttttccatttatggtttacgggaactcgtgcccccgttctgggcacgccgagcctcccccggtaggataaaaggggggaagcacttcgtagaaagacagGCTGATAGAAGTTGAGCAAGCTAGATTGATCAAGTCCAGAGAGaacggcacttgaagaccgaagctcaagacttgataggcatagacaaaaaaccttgtaacacagaaatccagagaaaggcattccaagagcattaatagcacatcagacgcataggagtagggtattacgctccgtacggcccgaacctatctaaatccCTTGCGTATTTACTCCTACTaaccgacgatcatccgtcccgcctagatctcatacattcgcattaaccccacatacgaggtagatccagaatcagacccccggccgaatctcaaagggggtccctcaggatccccgttTGCGGTGTTCATCtaccgacagctggcgcgccaggtaggggggttgcatccctgaatccacctCGCTTTTTCGAGAAAAAATGGCGGGTggacatcgtcttcagcgcCCTGCTTCGGACTCAAGCGAAGAAATGGAAAAcggggcccaaggaggggcCCCAGCTCCGGCTGGTCCTCAAGCGGCGTCAACAGCCGGCTCATATGATGCCTCCTCACGTCGGGGACAATGGCGTTGGGCCTAATGATGGGTGGACATCATCTTCAACGCCCTGCTTCGGGCTCCAACGAGGACATGGAAAAcggggcccaaggaggggcCCCAGCTCCGGCTGGTCTTCAAGTGGCATCAACAACCAACTCGTATGGCGCCTCCCTATAtcggggacaatggcgctgggcccactAGGGCCGCAATCACGTAAGTTATCACTTGCTATTCATTTTCGTCATTTCTGTACGAATCATTAATATACACCCATATTACTCTTATTCCGAGTTTtccctctggaatccatatgtttaatctgcttggtgagatgctcgactcaTGTGAggaaaacacgctctctctcattttcccgctgataaaaacggatcccggtcggtatgcggCGCAGGCAGCGActgctgacctaagtctgttgtggtaggctgtgttGCCCGGCTGCATGGAAATACcccaagcactaccgagcctctggggttctcggctaatcctaccgcttgaacaTGAGTAGTCGGGACCACatagaccctaggggcgggctgttggtgcttGGCCTGGTCTGTCCTACCCTGAACACCAccaaaccattggacctcttggtcatgtctctgtctgtacacttcgccgaTCCgggcattcaagaggtctcgggtcaaaaacgagagcaggctataataagtaccgcactgacaaagcgcaccaagcaaagaacctTTGTCTATTTTAAGCTTACAGataaatgctcgagaaccaagtAGCCTGACCACAAGGGCCTCGGTGCCCAGGGTGCTACTCGAGCCtccggggtcctcgggtaatcctaccgcttggacatgagtggtcgggaccgcctagcccctggttcaATTACCgggtttccagtgctcgggtgcgAAAAGGATGTCCTGGGGGCTTAAGCGCTCTACACAAGGGAACCCACATTCCCGGGTGCCCCGAGCTCAGGACATCTACTCTTTCCTGGACTGGTCGGTCGGAAGGCTGACGTCGACTTGGTGAGTCACTcaagtcatatgaatttcctttcatacatacgcaataaacttttgttcccgagttatcctcgggaccctcgtatGCTAATCTGTTTGGCGAGGCAgtctcctcgcgcgcaaaacccCGCCATCGTGTTCgtttttccggaacgacaaagACAAACAATAGTCAGTGTACTGCacaggcggcgatggctgacctaggtcctttatgatGGCAgtggtgcccggccggcttggtagtaccccgagcactactgagcctctgaggttctcaggtaatcctaccgctcgaacatgagtggtcgggaccgcctagaccccaggggcgggctgtcggtgctcggcctggtcagtcctaccccggacaccacggaatcgtggggactcttggttgcatttctgCCTGCGTTcgtctccggtctatttgtttgagaggtcgtaGGGCGAAAAGCGTTCACTGGCCGTGGCATGTACCGTGCCAGGTGGATTCGCttcccgagcaaagaagtttgtgtctgtctgtgtctctttgactcaACAGCCGcgcactcgcgagggctcgggggttgGACGCTCAGGTGGTCCCgctgctcgaacatgagtggccgGGGCAACCTAACTTCTCGAGGGTAGACTACAGGGCTCGGCCCGGCCAGtacctctcgggacatcaaggaAGAACAAACAACATCAAGAACAAGCGCAGAACAGAGTTCGATTCCAAGGATGGCTTATATTACACTGAAAGTAACCATTCAAGAGcgaatcactcccatatttacaacattcaagGAAAATAAATACCCTAACTTTTTACAGGCTAAGGAGGAAGGCACGCATCCCCGCTGCTGTCACTACTTGGGCCCGGCTCGAACaaagatccagagaaaggcattccaagagcattaatagcacatcagacacacaggagtagggtattacgctccgtgcggcccgaacctgtctaaatcccttgtgcatttactcctactagccgacgatcatctgCCCCacctagatctcatacattcgtattaaccccacgtacgaggtagatccagaatcattcccccagccgaatctcaaagggggtccctcaggatccccgcttgcggtgttcatccacaaTATGCTTCctaggcaatatgtttcaaagtactttatgaaagatcaaatactgaacacctggaaccataAGCTATATGGCTACAGCATTGTTGATATagttacaagtaatccaggtccctcacgaatctatgtgcctgatttcGAAAGGATGAAGAACTCATCGGGACGTCGACATACTTGCCGGATtagcaacgatatggatgaatccgatgCGGATCCAGGGGTGAAACAATGTagccagtgcaatgaaacaggtcacacgtacaagtattgtccaaAAAATGCACCTAttgtgtaggtgagtgcatGACTGCGGTttagtgtgaatgtatttagcgtacCTTGCTATTATATTTGTACGGTAATAGCCTTAGTTCCTCTATTGCATTTAGACCTTATATTTGTACCTACATGTCGCAATATATTAATGTAACTTTTCGTACGTGTATATAATATGATGTTCTGTTCATGTAGCTATGTACATATTTTAATGTAATAGACTgtacatattattcatgtatatgtagttgcaatgtatattttgattcaatatatattcttcttgtctacatgttgcaatatattaatgTATATGTGGTTTTAATGCAGATATGACGCACCCTGTGACCcttgagcttcttgaccctgcaaTGGACAAGAGGCAACGCAACTTCTTGTCCGTCGTGCACCAAACGGAGTTAGGGGTattccgaccacgtggccctggggagctacttacgattgacgatcgttggaagcaccggTATGTCGCTATTTAGATACGCATGTGccaatttatttatgtattgcatcccccGGTTTATTTCTATTCCCAATGGTGTTGGTTGGCAGCATCGGGACTCCTACTgctttgtcgtttggtggagaCCTGagcgacggagaaccccgaggcagcggcAAGACGATTCTCTTTTGACTGCTCGCTGATAGCTGCcctggttgaccgatggaggcctgagacccatACTTTTCACCTCCCCTGCGGTGAGATGACTCCGATGTTGCAAGACGTAGCCTAtctgttaggcttaccttgcgccgTAGCTGCCGTTGGagtcatcgacatggatgctgactggatgaacgtcatgTATCAGTGCTTCGCCTCTGTTCAGCGGACAAACAACGCACCCCCTAcatgcctgagttcttgtccgatccacgagggcccacgaagaagtggatcctatagTTCCAGGTACCTTCCAATTTAACTTCTCATTAACTTTTCGAGTttccatatatttttcttatcatcACTTGCAATACTTGTAGCCTGCGTACATGCACCCGGAGGCCAGCGTGTACTCGGTGTagaggcatttggaggcctacttGCTTTGGCTGTTTAGCTGGATTATGTTCACCAGCTGCTAAGGCCACCTGGTGTCGAGAACCCTTATTCCGTACGCGTGGTGGATAGCGGATGCGGAGGGCGATGAGTTCCCACAGTTGAGTTGGGCCTCTGATGTCCTTGCTGCGACATATCGAGTGTTGTGCGACGTGTGCACGAAGAAtgagccactagccacttttgctgggtgcccactactgCTGCAACTATGGTCTTACGAACGGTTCACGATAGGTCGGTCAGTTGTGGACCACTCACCATACCCTGGGGAATGGTATGacgagcccgaggaggacgggccAACCATGGCCTCGCTGCGGTGTCGACGCCAGGTATGTACATAATATTTGAATGCTTTACttctcacatgtttttgttctgGATTATGACTATGTTTCTCACACAGCTGCACTGGCTGCATGAGTAGACCCATAGCGCGTACGAGCTTTTTTGGTCGCAGTTCGATCGACTTCGTCCAGACGACGTGATTTGGACCCCATATAGCTACTTGTCCATCCAAGCCCGTGCGTCTTtgggtatgtctccgttgtgtacccgtgacgaggagtactggcttacgaagacgtcgctcgtcttcgacatcttcgtcgaggagtactcaccccaccgtGTCATGTGGTAGTTCGGGCGCTACTAGGCTTTCCCCCTAGTTAACATTCACACAGTTCCAAGCCACGTCTATAGGCAACTATAATCAAGTAAATAATTCATAACATTCGTCTCCTTGTCAGTCTATTTAACgtggttcacttgcaggtatacacgaaaGGGATAGGCGGTGGCAACCTCTAGGCAGATTGCTTGGCGCCGTACGCCTCAGCATGGTCCCAAGCTCTTGAGGATCTTGTGGAGGAGGCGCATCCATTCGACGagcggagcttcgaggagtacctgcggtggtacgtgccacgtacacgtacacgggtcaccttcaccccagaggatgtccggccccacatcgcgtcgactacggaggcctacctgagccattgggacgaggatgctgcattagcggtatgtgtaatttacaTCTTATTTCAGTAGCATATACTCGCATAAGAACGACTGTAAACTGAAATTcttatttcttgtttgtttccatatgccgatatcatttatgatatccatagggacgcagctggaaccatggaccgcctcaggcaaggggtgcagcTCAGTGGGGCGGATGTAGCGGGGTTCGTCAAGCAAGTTTTCGAAAAGACCGCGCCggccctgaagcttacctcttgtCGGTCCACTGCAGACGTCGCTGGGGCACCTCCCAAGTCGAGTGGGGTCCACATAGAGTtgtccaggaggtctgatgtgcaatgCCATCCACTGGGGTTGGCACCCACACGGCCATCTGGACCACGACCTACAGGCCCGGACCCAATAGGTACAAATATTTCATACGCACGGCATTTAAAGATATTCgtttgttactgatgcattaatttgaaacaaatattaggtgcacctacacacgtctCGACGCTGCCACCTAAACCGAGCCCAGTGCCAACACCCTCACCACTCACAAGCTACTCAGGTACTGGGCGACACTATATTGtagtattcaatatattcaatagtatatctaatattgtccacatGTTACTACGAAGATGAGACCGGGTTGTCTTCAGCTGCACCTCGACCgatcccaccaccaccgttcGACCCCTACTACAGCACGCACATCTGGCCATCTACTGCTGCACTTgcataccacacaggtacaatagtgcattttatacaaatactttcatttgcacatttttcgtatctaataaatttatctgttcgtaggcccctccagccagtacacatggatgcTGACGGAACCTTCTCAATCTTCATACCCGagccaggaggatgagcctgggccagatcccccgttcgacctcgtgagggacttcttctggggcacaccagactacaACATCTTCCAGCAGTCCTAGCTATCCAGTTCTCCACTTCGGACACAacacacccaggaggaggcctcgacacctttgatccctactaggcctaccaggcaggttggtGCACCTGACGCCCTGACcaactctaggggccacgtgagggccaaccagcggcagcggcaccAGGACCATGATGATGGGAACGGCCGTGTcagcgggggagacagcagtaggattgtacatttgcttttgtaacttacatatgcatcttcgattGACGagctattcttacatattcggacgcGTCTAAtctctatggtctacttaccatgtcgtaactgcatttcttattccaatgtgacagcacgctagttgcatttcttaatccaacgtgatcacacgctactttctatcgtcctcgactttgtatgaaccgttcacgatagacctagaaaagtatttcttacaaagctacttatacacgaagtgaccactcgaAAACTCTATCGGGAGTCTAACTTtagtcacgaagtgaccacacgactcaactttaaccattaaatgacaCCACCTCTGTCCTAGCGTAATCTGCAGACACAAATTGATCGCACCACTCAACtataaccatgaaatgacaacacatttgtccttgcgcaggctgtagacaagaagtgacaacacgggagagcttttaccaaaaattaaaggacaacacatgtatcttgacacatggaatatctgcccagcatcaatgccacaacttttccattttTCAAGAGGGAGTCCAATGCTCCTACCCCCCGCCAAGCCCATACACCCACTCCATTCTTCAAGAGAGAATCCAATGCTCATGCCCtccgccaccataaataaccccaccttcatgcatggatacaccactcatttcttagttctctcaactgcaatgtcttcctcagctctaccaagcccacccaagaaacattggaggATTTTTATCCCCAGGGTGTCGAACCACCAACGTGCTTATGTCGTGACCgttgtaggcttcgtgagtcccaggacatctcctacacctatagcctacgcttcttcatgtgtgccaactaccaacaCAACAAGCCTCAAcgtggaccgtatgagtacccactggtatagcGACAAAGATCAGCCACATCCTTCTTGATTTCACGCACtgtttactaatctctcatcttgttttatttgtccagtctcctccacctatttgtgactttattgaatggctcgacattgagcaaaatgaagaccataagtggtgggtcgacatgactatgtggtggaggagggaaacTTACGCACGTcgagagtacgagcaacaataAGAGGAACTATGCTtgaagcggcaggaagaagagcgcatgagaaAGACAACGCAGGACCATACCGAGGCTCAGGCCCGCGAAGCTGAAAGGGCAAGGAAGCTGGAGAGAGACTGTCGCGCTAAGGTGGCAGATCCCGATGCCCtacgaaagggcaaatatcctaggtgcactcagtagagagcatctaatgtaacCTGACATGTTTCTACtccttaaggcatgttatgattaggagcagcgcactattaagtaggtctttatgcgaaccgtacatgccacctttttttGTCGTCGTGTCTTTGTGGTTATAGTCCTATGTAATATTTTCCACCGTAtgtataatcttatgtttgtcgccgtttgtaacctcattgccgcgtaatatgctgcgagtgcttcacatatgtaatttgttcacaaaaattgattttgtatcctcccaacaataCGTAAACTAGTCCAAAATATCGATATATGTACAACGATccatattttccaaaatatcgCTTCCCCATTATGCTATATTGGCCACTTTTTTAGCATTCTAATTCTAAATTTTGCAgcatatcaatttcaaatattgagcaatacaaatatataattaaaaaaatcaaagctGGGCCTACCTGTCCAGTGGGAGGGCGGTAGGCACCTACTCACCCTTTCAGTGGGCGGTTGGcacctacccgccctctgagagggcggttagccccacccgccctttcagagggcggtaagaggTAGCCCTGCCACCGTGGCACTCCTTAGCCCTTTCAGAGGACGGCATATGACTATTTTTGCAAATGTTGCCCTGGggagtctatttattttaatttttaattgaaaaaatataaaaataaaaacttggACAATTTGTCGATAGACATGAAAAGAGGGCTACTAGGCCCAGTTAGACACTcaaattcttctaaaaaaaGTTAGACGCACAAAGAGACTATTGGGCCTAGTTGGACGTTTTACATGATTTACATcgtctccaaaaaaaaaaaaaaaaaattagaggtGGTGAACAatgtggagaggaagaacaagtgTGCCT
This region includes:
- the LOC133899799 gene encoding uncharacterized protein LOC133899799 yields the protein MLLSLCVLSIVKARYCATPFGKAEDQLQERMNSSIRMETESPARMPRARKIIRTTLKISCALSSLVGVSRYPLPVVWVDPLEYGRDDATTVQFVFFGNFGQHLEPIQLLMLVDTIGVSSGFISPEITRFYGHKYT